A region of Granulibacter bethesdensis DNA encodes the following proteins:
- a CDS encoding TonB-dependent siderophore receptor, translating into MTCLVLPMLGSIAANAAAPAQPSSNTDTAGSLPVLNVSGEAVPSATAPVRGYVAESTETATKTDTPLLETLQSVSVVTADSISARAAQSVSEALRYTSGMQAEAYGNDPRLDWIRIRGFDANTGGIYLNGMRFPSGVYEPYGLERIDVLKGPASVLYGQTPPGGLVNLVSKRPTSTPLHELKLLGGSFGRIQGQADMSDNVPGTDGKWSYRITALVRDAGTQVDEVRNDRVFVAPTLTWHPDADTTVTLLTHYQRDHTAGTQFLPASGTVLPNPYGKISSTLFSGSPGFDKYDRIVYSGGYAAEHRFNDVWTVRQNLRYTHTDLTWSQAYGLGLQADQKTLNRLAFTQNTATDLFTLDNQAQAKFGTGFVAHTVLAGVDYSLLNYSQYFASAMGTPINLFAPVYTIQPPLGAGTVTNQDTSQTGIYLQDQMKLWNRLLFTAALRHDWLQSDTTRASQSQSQPDGAFTYRVGLGYLTPFGLMPFVSHATSFQPILGTNLYGDPFKPSRGKQTEIGLKYQPQNHTSFITASAFDITQSNVQTPDPNNAANTIQTGEIRVRGFEVEANASLASGLNLTGSYTYLDPVITKANDGTQGNEPTGVPRNTASLWMDYSFQKDGSVAALAGLGFGGGVRYVGSNPAGNANVFRVPSVTLFDAVVHYDFGQDMRWRFAINASNLFDRTYVASCGGMTSCFYGMRRTVFASVQLRW; encoded by the coding sequence TTGACATGCCTGGTATTGCCTATGCTTGGCAGCATCGCCGCCAATGCGGCTGCGCCTGCACAACCGTCTTCGAACACCGATACGGCCGGCAGCCTCCCTGTTCTGAATGTCAGCGGGGAAGCCGTTCCGTCCGCCACCGCGCCGGTGCGCGGCTATGTGGCGGAAAGCACCGAAACCGCAACCAAAACCGATACGCCGCTGCTGGAAACGCTGCAATCCGTCTCGGTCGTGACAGCGGACAGCATCAGCGCCCGTGCCGCTCAATCGGTCAGCGAGGCGCTACGCTATACATCCGGCATGCAGGCTGAAGCCTATGGTAACGATCCGCGGCTGGATTGGATCCGCATTCGTGGCTTTGATGCCAATACCGGTGGCATCTATCTGAACGGGATGCGCTTTCCTTCCGGTGTTTACGAACCGTATGGGCTCGAACGCATCGATGTTCTGAAGGGACCGGCCTCGGTGCTGTATGGCCAGACGCCTCCTGGAGGGCTGGTCAATCTGGTCAGCAAAAGGCCGACCTCCACCCCCCTGCATGAGCTGAAATTGCTGGGGGGCAGTTTTGGCCGCATTCAGGGTCAGGCCGATATGAGCGACAATGTGCCTGGCACGGACGGAAAATGGTCCTATCGTATCACAGCACTGGTGCGTGATGCCGGAACGCAGGTCGATGAAGTGCGCAATGATCGTGTTTTTGTCGCACCCACTTTGACATGGCATCCGGATGCCGACACAACGGTGACGCTGCTGACCCATTATCAGCGCGACCATACGGCCGGCACACAATTCCTGCCGGCTTCTGGAACGGTATTGCCCAATCCGTATGGCAAGATTTCATCGACTCTTTTCAGCGGATCGCCGGGTTTCGATAAATACGATCGCATTGTCTATTCCGGCGGTTACGCTGCCGAGCATCGTTTCAACGATGTCTGGACCGTCAGGCAGAATCTTCGCTACACGCATACCGATCTGACGTGGTCCCAGGCTTATGGGCTGGGATTGCAGGCGGATCAGAAAACGCTGAATCGCCTGGCCTTTACCCAGAATACGGCAACGGATCTGTTCACGCTTGACAACCAGGCGCAGGCAAAATTCGGTACCGGTTTCGTCGCGCATACGGTACTGGCGGGCGTCGATTACAGCTTGCTGAATTACAGCCAGTATTTTGCGAGTGCGATGGGCACGCCCATCAATCTTTTCGCGCCCGTCTACACAATTCAGCCGCCGCTCGGCGCGGGAACCGTTACCAACCAGGATACGAGTCAGACAGGTATCTATTTGCAGGATCAGATGAAGCTTTGGAATCGTCTGCTGTTCACGGCCGCGCTTCGCCATGACTGGCTGCAAAGTGATACTACCAGAGCCTCGCAATCCCAGTCGCAACCGGATGGGGCATTCACCTATCGTGTTGGTCTCGGCTATTTGACACCGTTCGGACTGATGCCGTTCGTCAGCCATGCGACATCGTTTCAGCCGATTCTTGGCACGAATCTGTATGGCGATCCCTTCAAGCCGAGTCGGGGCAAGCAAACCGAGATCGGTTTGAAATACCAACCACAGAATCACACCAGCTTCATCACTGCATCCGCTTTCGATATCACGCAGAGCAACGTGCAGACCCCGGATCCCAATAACGCGGCGAATACGATTCAGACCGGAGAAATTCGGGTACGCGGATTTGAGGTCGAAGCCAATGCCAGTCTGGCGTCGGGCCTGAATTTGACCGGCAGCTATACTTACCTCGATCCCGTAATTACCAAGGCCAATGACGGGACTCAGGGAAATGAACCGACAGGCGTGCCACGCAATACGGCGTCCCTATGGATGGATTACAGCTTTCAGAAGGACGGTTCGGTTGCGGCCTTGGCTGGGCTCGGCTTTGGCGGCGGGGTGCGTTATGTCGGCAGCAATCCGGCGGGGAACGCCAATGTGTTTCGTGTTCCGAGTGTAACGCTCTTCGATGCCGTCGTGCATTACGATTTCGGTCAGGATATGCGGTGGCGCTTCGCGATCAATGCCAGCAATCTCTTCGATCGTACCTACGTGGCGTCTTGTGGTGGCATGACGTCCTGTTTCTATGGAATGCGGCGCACGGTGTTCGCCAGCGTGCAGTTGCGTTGGTAG
- the hemJ gene encoding protoporphyrinogen oxidase HemJ, translated as MTVSFLTPLYPWIKAAHVASMIAWMAGLFYLPRLYVYHCALKRGSEESERFKVMERRLLKQIINPAMISTWFFGILLVLTPGVIDWAQGWWHLKLLCVLLMSGFHGAVSKWRRNFLQDRNEKPARFYRIANEVPTLLMLIIVTMVIVKPF; from the coding sequence ATGACCGTGTCGTTCCTGACGCCGCTCTATCCCTGGATCAAGGCGGCGCATGTGGCCAGCATGATTGCCTGGATGGCGGGCTTGTTCTACCTGCCGAGGCTGTACGTCTATCATTGCGCCTTGAAACGCGGATCAGAGGAGAGCGAGCGTTTCAAGGTGATGGAACGTCGTCTGCTGAAGCAGATCATCAATCCGGCCATGATCTCCACCTGGTTTTTCGGTATTCTGCTGGTTTTGACTCCAGGGGTGATCGATTGGGCGCAAGGCTGGTGGCACCTGAAACTGCTCTGTGTGCTGTTGATGAGCGGTTTCCATGGTGCGGTCTCGAAATGGCGGCGGAATTTTCTGCAAGACAGGAATGAAAAACCAGCCCGCTTCTACCGGATTGCCAATGAGGTTCCCACGCTGCTGATGCTGATCATTGTCACGATGGTCATCGTCAAACCATTTTGA
- a CDS encoding HAD family phosphatase → MRAVPLRLVIFDCDGVLIDSETIASRVVAASLTEEGLPMTPDEAHRIFLGMSLIDMVPLIEKMLGRPVSPGWRPALASALLKALETESVTVPGAKEVLEGMAALGLEWRVASNSSQAEMAVKFARTGLSYLTEGRTFSGGPGGSLKPKPAPDVFLAAAADAGIPPEACIVVEDSIPGIRGARAAGMEVLGFAPHDDGARLRAEGAIPFNDLAELPGLLRPRMRIGQGEAA, encoded by the coding sequence ATGAGAGCGGTGCCCTTGCGTCTGGTGATCTTCGATTGTGATGGCGTGCTGATCGACAGCGAAACCATTGCTTCCCGTGTCGTGGCAGCCAGCCTGACCGAAGAAGGGTTGCCGATGACGCCTGATGAGGCACACCGTATTTTTCTTGGCATGTCGTTGATTGATATGGTGCCTTTGATCGAAAAAATGCTGGGTCGTCCTGTGTCGCCCGGCTGGCGTCCAGCATTGGCAAGCGCGTTGCTGAAAGCGCTGGAAACCGAATCCGTCACTGTGCCGGGGGCAAAAGAGGTTCTGGAGGGGATGGCGGCGCTGGGTCTGGAATGGCGGGTTGCTTCCAACAGTTCCCAGGCGGAAATGGCTGTCAAATTCGCACGGACCGGCCTTAGCTATCTGACGGAAGGCCGGACATTCAGCGGGGGGCCGGGAGGTTCGCTCAAACCGAAACCCGCCCCGGATGTATTTCTGGCCGCGGCGGCGGATGCCGGCATTCCCCCTGAGGCATGCATCGTGGTGGAGGATAGTATTCCTGGCATAAGGGGGGCTCGCGCAGCGGGTATGGAGGTTCTGGGTTTCGCCCCGCATGATGACGGCGCCAGACTGAGGGCGGAAGGGGCCATTCCATTCAACGATCTGGCGGAACTGCCGGGTTTGCTACGCCCGAGAATGCGGATCGGCCAGGGTGAGGCGGCATGA
- the hemH gene encoding ferrochelatase, whose product MPMISNVSCTPSSLPNDSLPPAGSGKRRKLAVVLFNLGGPDSPAAIRPFLLNLFRDPAILRVPFFVRPILARMIAKARVKPASENYALLGGKSPLLELTQEQAHTLEQALPECEARCFIAMRYWHPFARETVREVKDWDPDEIILLPLYPQYSTTTTGSSLTDWREAAAAAGLAKQTFSLCCYHSDRDFASATAALVRKAYDEARNTLPDDVPLRLLFSAHGLPEVIVKKGDPYQFQVERSTAAVLRAMNMPGLDHQICYQSRATPQVWLGPSTEEAIDRAVEDGVAVLVVPIAFVSEHSETLVELDVEYAELAHRKNIKGYFRVPTQNSDPGFIDSLAGLVRRVREHGPGLCSFAGGRVCPRVHRDCPHGEQGDTP is encoded by the coding sequence ATGCCAATGATCAGCAATGTTTCCTGTACCCCTTCCTCCCTGCCCAATGACTCTCTTCCGCCTGCTGGGTCGGGCAAGCGGCGTAAGCTTGCGGTGGTGCTGTTCAACCTTGGCGGCCCGGACAGCCCAGCCGCCATCCGGCCCTTTCTGCTGAATTTATTCAGGGATCCCGCTATTCTGAGGGTCCCGTTTTTTGTCCGTCCAATTCTGGCGAGAATGATCGCGAAAGCGCGTGTCAAACCGGCCAGCGAGAATTATGCGCTGTTGGGCGGCAAATCTCCGCTGCTGGAGCTGACACAGGAACAGGCACACACGCTGGAACAGGCTTTGCCGGAATGCGAGGCCCGCTGTTTCATTGCCATGCGATACTGGCACCCGTTTGCTCGTGAAACGGTGCGGGAAGTGAAAGACTGGGATCCGGACGAAATCATCCTGCTGCCGCTCTATCCGCAATATTCCACCACGACGACGGGCAGTTCGCTGACAGACTGGCGGGAAGCCGCCGCAGCGGCAGGATTGGCAAAACAGACTTTTTCCCTCTGCTGCTATCACAGCGATCGTGATTTTGCTTCGGCAACGGCGGCCCTGGTGCGGAAAGCGTATGATGAGGCCCGCAACACCCTGCCGGATGACGTCCCTCTGCGACTGTTATTCTCGGCGCATGGTCTGCCGGAGGTCATCGTCAAGAAAGGCGATCCTTACCAGTTTCAGGTGGAGCGGAGCACGGCAGCCGTTCTGAGGGCTATGAACATGCCCGGCCTTGATCATCAGATCTGCTATCAGTCCCGCGCCACGCCGCAGGTCTGGCTGGGCCCCTCGACGGAAGAAGCGATCGATCGGGCGGTTGAGGATGGGGTTGCAGTGCTGGTGGTGCCTATTGCCTTTGTCAGCGAGCATTCGGAAACGCTGGTTGAACTCGATGTTGAGTATGCAGAATTGGCGCACAGAAAAAACATCAAGGGCTATTTCCGGGTGCCTACCCAGAATTCCGATCCGGGATTTATCGATTCTCTGGCCGGGCTGGTAAGGCGTGTGAGAGAGCATGGACCCGGCCTGTGCAGTTTTGCCGGGGGCCGTGTCTGCCCGCGTGTTCATCGCGATTGCCCCCACGGTGAACAGGGAGATACTCCATGA
- a CDS encoding DEAD/DEAH box helicase codes for MTDVTFDSFGLAEPILQALQAASFHKPTPIQAGAIPPLLEGRDLLGIAQTGTGKTAAFSLPLLQHLMQKRERPRAFSTRALILAPTRELAVQIDDNLRMLGGELPIRRVLILGGVGRKPQVQRMQRGADIVIGTPGRICDLMSTNELLLDQVSHFVLDEADRMLDLGFMRDIRKVLASLPEKRQSLLFSATMPGEIGRLAEGLLRNPARVRIAVEEPTPDRIAQHVHFIESTGKRVLLTRLLADRALEKVIVFTRTKHGANRVAEHLEESGIPADAIHGNKSQNARQRALERFRSGDARVLVATDIAARGIDVAGVSHVVNFELPNEPESYVHRIGRTARAGQTGIAISFCDSSERPFLKAIEKLTRVKMSVAGGVESDLPAEEPRKQPQARRHRPRWRNAA; via the coding sequence GTGACAGACGTGACATTTGATAGTTTTGGACTGGCCGAGCCTATTCTTCAGGCGCTTCAGGCGGCCAGTTTCCACAAGCCGACCCCGATTCAGGCCGGTGCCATTCCTCCTTTGCTGGAAGGCCGTGACCTGCTGGGGATCGCCCAGACCGGAACCGGCAAGACGGCAGCTTTCTCCCTGCCTTTATTGCAGCACCTGATGCAGAAGCGGGAGCGTCCGCGGGCTTTTTCGACCCGCGCCCTGATTCTGGCCCCGACCCGCGAACTGGCCGTGCAGATTGACGATAATCTGCGCATGCTGGGTGGTGAGCTGCCGATTCGCCGCGTTCTGATTCTGGGTGGCGTCGGCCGCAAGCCGCAGGTGCAACGCATGCAACGCGGTGCTGATATCGTGATCGGCACGCCGGGTCGTATCTGCGATCTGATGAGCACCAATGAACTGCTGCTGGATCAGGTATCGCATTTTGTTCTGGATGAAGCAGACCGGATGCTTGATCTCGGCTTTATGCGCGACATCCGCAAGGTTCTGGCCTCCCTGCCGGAAAAGCGGCAGTCCCTGCTGTTCTCTGCCACCATGCCCGGTGAAATCGGACGTCTGGCAGAAGGGCTGCTGCGTAATCCTGCGCGCGTGCGGATCGCGGTGGAGGAGCCGACTCCCGACCGGATTGCCCAGCATGTGCATTTCATCGAAAGCACCGGCAAGCGCGTGCTGTTGACCCGTCTGCTGGCGGATCGGGCGTTGGAAAAGGTAATCGTGTTTACCCGCACCAAGCATGGCGCCAATCGTGTCGCTGAGCATCTGGAAGAATCCGGTATTCCGGCCGATGCCATTCATGGCAACAAAAGCCAGAATGCTCGTCAGCGCGCTCTGGAGCGTTTCCGTAGCGGAGATGCACGGGTTCTGGTGGCCACCGATATCGCCGCCCGTGGTATCGACGTTGCCGGGGTGTCACATGTGGTCAATTTCGAACTGCCGAACGAGCCGGAAAGCTATGTCCATCGTATCGGCCGCACGGCGCGGGCTGGACAGACAGGCATTGCGATTTCCTTCTGTGATTCCAGCGAGCGTCCGTTCCTGAAGGCTATCGAAAAGCTTACCCGTGTGAAAATGTCGGTCGCCGGCGGTGTCGAAAGCGATCTTCCGGCTGAAGAACCCCGCAAGCAGCCGCAGGCGCGCCGTCATCGTCCGCGTTGGCGCAATGCGGCCTGA